A DNA window from Bradyrhizobium sp. CCBAU 53421 contains the following coding sequences:
- a CDS encoding long-chain fatty acid--CoA ligase, with translation MSTLDSFRTVHPPLQANAARSAPAGGADALQAALADAAITIPQLLQRRAAMHGDALALREKDYGIWNPYSWRHYYETARAVALGLLSLGIKPGDRIAIAGENTPEWFYADLGAQMIGAVAVGIYPTNPWVELQYIVKHSGARIVVTGDQEQTDKVLDAMAGNGGLPDLEAIVCIDMKGLRHYRQSELMSFAALCERGTAYAEANPDANTALDRLIGQGAPDDVCILVYTSGTTGPPKGAMLTHRNLVYAAYAYAKTVGIADKPFEAVSYLPLCHVAERCYGTVTHLVLGGTVSFAESIDTVAINIREIAPTFFVGVPRIYEKLQQGFLFRLGESGRMRQSFTKVCLAWGRALSDRRQAGKANVLDRAAYGLLYLLMFRNLQRHLGFAYSRHRLCAGASISPETLRFFDIIGRPVSQGYGLTESGGVAFIQTASHHRIGGCGVPLPQTEWKLDSDGEILLRNPGIFKGYFLDEKASTASLEQDGWLRTGDIIDVLDNGEIAVVDRKKAIIITAGGKNIAPSEIENALKDSEFIKEAIVVGEARKYLGAIVQVDYDNVGRWARDRALAYTNYKSLSQLPEVHELVERIVNETNKRFARVENIRRFAILEKELDHDDGELTATQKVRRAMIEKKFARELAIIYQSEG, from the coding sequence ATGTCGACGCTGGACAGTTTTCGTACCGTTCATCCACCGTTGCAGGCCAATGCAGCGCGCAGCGCACCTGCGGGAGGAGCCGACGCGCTGCAGGCGGCGCTTGCGGATGCCGCCATCACCATCCCGCAATTGCTGCAGCGGCGCGCCGCGATGCATGGCGATGCGCTGGCACTGCGCGAGAAGGACTACGGCATCTGGAACCCGTATTCCTGGCGGCACTATTACGAGACCGCGCGCGCGGTCGCGCTCGGGCTGCTGTCGCTCGGCATCAAGCCGGGCGACCGCATCGCCATCGCCGGCGAGAACACGCCGGAATGGTTTTACGCCGATCTCGGCGCCCAGATGATCGGAGCGGTCGCGGTCGGCATCTATCCGACCAATCCCTGGGTCGAGCTGCAATATATCGTCAAGCATTCCGGCGCCCGCATCGTCGTCACCGGCGACCAGGAGCAGACCGACAAGGTGCTCGACGCGATGGCGGGTAATGGCGGCCTGCCGGACCTCGAGGCCATCGTCTGCATCGACATGAAGGGCCTGCGGCACTACCGCCAATCGGAACTGATGTCGTTCGCTGCATTGTGCGAGCGCGGCACGGCCTATGCCGAGGCGAACCCGGACGCCAACACGGCGCTCGACCGCCTGATCGGCCAAGGCGCGCCCGACGATGTCTGCATCCTGGTCTATACGTCAGGCACGACCGGCCCGCCCAAGGGCGCGATGCTGACCCACCGCAATCTGGTCTACGCCGCCTATGCCTACGCCAAAACCGTGGGGATTGCCGACAAGCCGTTCGAGGCGGTGAGCTATCTGCCGCTGTGTCATGTCGCCGAGCGCTGCTACGGCACCGTGACGCATCTCGTGCTCGGCGGCACCGTCTCCTTTGCCGAATCGATCGACACGGTCGCGATCAACATCCGCGAGATCGCGCCGACCTTCTTCGTCGGCGTGCCCCGCATCTACGAGAAGCTGCAGCAGGGCTTTCTGTTCAGGCTCGGCGAGAGCGGCCGGATGCGGCAGAGCTTTACCAAAGTCTGCCTCGCCTGGGGCCGCGCCCTGTCCGACCGCCGACAGGCCGGCAAGGCCAATGTGCTCGACCGCGCCGCCTACGGGCTGCTCTACCTCCTGATGTTCCGCAATCTGCAGCGCCATCTCGGCTTCGCTTACAGCCGGCACCGGCTGTGCGCCGGCGCCTCGATCTCGCCGGAGACGCTGCGCTTCTTCGACATCATCGGCCGCCCGGTGTCGCAGGGCTACGGTCTCACCGAAAGCGGCGGCGTCGCCTTCATCCAGACCGCGAGCCACCACCGGATCGGCGGCTGCGGCGTGCCGTTGCCGCAGACGGAATGGAAACTCGACAGCGATGGCGAGATCCTGCTGCGCAACCCCGGTATCTTCAAGGGCTACTTCCTCGACGAGAAGGCGTCGACCGCTTCGCTGGAACAGGACGGCTGGCTGCGCACTGGCGACATCATCGACGTGCTCGACAACGGCGAAATCGCCGTGGTCGACCGCAAGAAGGCGATCATCATCACCGCCGGCGGCAAGAACATCGCGCCGTCGGAGATCGAGAACGCGCTGAAGGATTCCGAATTCATCAAGGAAGCCATCGTGGTCGGCGAGGCCAGGAAGTACCTCGGCGCCATCGTCCAGGTCGATTACGACAATGTCGGCCGCTGGGCGCGCGACCGGGCGCTGGCCTACACCAACTACAAATCACTGTCGCAGCTGCCTGAAGTGCACGAGCTGGTCGAGCGCATCGTCAACGAGACCAACAAGCGCTTCGCCCGGGTCGAGAACATCAGGCGCTTCGCCATCCTCGAGA
- a CDS encoding TetR/AcrR family transcriptional regulator has protein sequence MARTRSENYDEIQRGILTTACGLFARQGYMRASIADLADACKLSRGALYHYFDSKEAILFAILDAHIREMITDVEAAMAGKTATLEQFRAAIQAIVALNARSSDEQRVILNDLSFLGETEQDAIKALERQIVDTVSDLLVKLDKEGKIVKRTKKIYSMMLFGILNFSHTWYDPKGGVDPSEFADMVVDLFLYGFTMPVPAKDAARPLRQRA, from the coding sequence ATGGCGCGAACGCGCTCAGAAAATTACGACGAGATCCAGCGGGGCATCCTCACCACCGCCTGCGGCCTATTCGCGCGGCAGGGCTACATGCGTGCTTCGATCGCCGACCTTGCGGATGCCTGCAAGCTGTCGCGCGGCGCGCTGTATCATTATTTCGACTCGAAGGAAGCGATCCTGTTCGCGATCCTCGATGCGCATATCCGCGAGATGATCACCGATGTCGAGGCCGCGATGGCCGGCAAGACGGCGACGCTGGAGCAGTTTCGCGCGGCGATCCAGGCTATCGTCGCGCTCAATGCGCGCTCCAGCGACGAGCAGCGCGTGATCCTCAACGACCTCTCGTTCCTCGGCGAGACCGAGCAGGATGCGATCAAGGCGCTGGAGCGCCAGATCGTCGACACGGTCTCGGATCTCCTGGTCAAGCTCGACAAGGAAGGCAAGATCGTCAAGCGGACCAAGAAGATCTACAGCATGATGCTGTTCGGCATCCTGAACTTCAGCCACACTTGGTACGACCCGAAGGGCGGCGTCGACCCCAGCGAGTTCGCCGACATGGTGGTGGACCTGTTCCTGTACGGCTTCACCATGCCGGTGCCGGCCAAGGACGCCGCGCGGCCGCTGCGCCAGCGCGCGTGA
- a CDS encoding ABC transporter ATP-binding protein: MTALLAIENLSKRFGGLQAVADVSLQVSPGEICSVIGPNGAGKTTLFNMISGVLRPSGGRITFDGIDLSTISPWKFAAVGIGRTFQNLALFKHGTVVENILTGRHTHLRSTVLDAVVFFGRTRKEEIAARRRVEHIIEFLEIEHIRDAVVGTLSYGQQKRVELARALACEPKLLLLDEMVSGMNQEETEDIARFVLDIRDELGITVVMIEHEMRIVMDISDRIHVLNFGRKIAEGTPDEVRRDPAVAEAYLGGQRAEAIKVGA; this comes from the coding sequence GTGACCGCGCTGCTTGCGATCGAGAACCTGTCCAAGCGCTTCGGCGGCCTGCAGGCAGTCGCCGACGTCAGCCTGCAAGTCTCGCCGGGCGAGATCTGCAGCGTGATCGGCCCGAACGGGGCCGGCAAGACCACGCTGTTCAACATGATCTCGGGCGTGCTGCGGCCGAGCGGCGGCCGGATCACATTTGACGGGATCGACCTTTCGACCATCTCGCCGTGGAAGTTCGCCGCCGTCGGCATCGGCCGCACCTTCCAGAATCTGGCGCTCTTCAAGCACGGCACCGTGGTCGAGAACATCCTGACCGGCCGCCATACCCACCTGCGCTCGACCGTGCTCGACGCCGTCGTGTTCTTCGGCCGTACCCGCAAGGAGGAGATCGCGGCCCGGCGGCGCGTCGAGCATATCATCGAGTTCCTCGAGATCGAGCATATCCGGGACGCGGTGGTCGGCACGCTGTCCTACGGCCAGCAGAAGCGCGTCGAGCTTGCCCGCGCGCTCGCCTGCGAACCAAAGCTACTGCTGCTCGACGAGATGGTCTCCGGCATGAACCAGGAGGAGACCGAGGATATCGCGCGCTTCGTGCTCGACATCCGCGACGAGCTCGGCATCACCGTCGTGATGATCGAGCACGAGATGCGCATCGTGATGGACATCTCCGACCGCATCCACGTGCTGAACTTCGGCCGCAAGATCGCCGAAGGCACGCCCGACGAGGTCAGGCGTGATCCGGCGGTCGCGGAGGCCTATCTCGGCGGCCAGCGCGCAGAGGCGATAAAGGTGGGCGCGTGA
- a CDS encoding ABC transporter ATP-binding protein yields MPTTIAHPTPQPATQAAPAPDALLEFRNIRIVYDNAIEAIRDVSIAVPEGNIVALLGSNGAGKSTLLKAMSGILYTEEGVIENGSIRFRNDEVHRLAPDELVRRGIVQVPEGRRVFAALTIDENLQMGGYTRTGAEARERRDKVFVLFPRLYERRDQIAGYMSGGEQQMLAIGRALMTDPVLLALDEPSLGLAPLIIDRIYEVIVRLRDELKMTVLLVEQNAQRALDIADYGYILETGRVVLDGTAKKLTANEDVQEFYLGVSSAGRKSLRDVKHYKRRKRWLS; encoded by the coding sequence ATGCCGACGACCATCGCGCATCCGACGCCGCAGCCAGCAACCCAGGCCGCTCCTGCGCCGGATGCCCTGCTCGAATTCCGCAACATCCGGATCGTCTACGACAACGCGATCGAAGCGATCCGCGACGTCTCGATTGCGGTGCCCGAAGGCAACATCGTCGCCCTGCTCGGCTCCAACGGCGCCGGCAAGTCGACGCTGCTCAAAGCGATGTCCGGCATCCTCTACACCGAGGAAGGCGTGATCGAGAACGGCAGCATCCGCTTCCGTAATGACGAGGTGCATCGTCTCGCGCCGGACGAGCTGGTGCGCCGCGGCATCGTGCAGGTGCCGGAGGGCCGCCGCGTGTTCGCCGCACTGACCATCGACGAGAACCTGCAGATGGGCGGCTACACCAGGACCGGCGCCGAAGCGCGCGAGCGCCGCGACAAGGTATTCGTGCTGTTTCCGCGGCTCTATGAGCGGCGCGACCAGATCGCCGGCTACATGTCCGGCGGCGAGCAGCAGATGCTCGCGATCGGCCGGGCGCTGATGACCGATCCGGTGCTGCTGGCGCTCGACGAGCCGTCGCTCGGCCTCGCGCCGCTGATCATCGACCGCATCTATGAGGTGATCGTCCGCCTGCGCGACGAGCTGAAGATGACGGTGCTCCTGGTCGAGCAGAATGCACAGCGCGCGCTCGACATCGCCGACTATGGCTACATCCTGGAAACCGGCCGCGTGGTGCTCGACGGCACCGCCAAAAAGCTCACCGCTAACGAGGACGTCCAGGAGTTCTATCTCGGCGTCTCCTCCGCCGGCCGCAAGAGCCTGCGCGACGTCAAGCATTACAAGCGCCGCAAGCGGTGGCTGTCGTGA
- a CDS encoding NAD(P)/FAD-dependent oxidoreductase, translated as MDAHKVDAVVIGAGAGGLCAAARLAHGGLHTLVVDDKDRLGGRASTEEIDGFKVNIGAIAIEFGGVFEETFHTVGAPLDIRAPEPASSFFIDGKVIDVGRGGWSLLLGQLTKQASRILEKFADARAGNLPDGRQSTEDWLKGYTSNATVHALFRNLCAAIFACNAAELPARAFLTYFTSKGAFKKFGFCPQGTIGVWNSLGSAIRRNGDIWLGTPATTIHTANGRVEGITVLRDGEKVRIDTDLVISNAGPKATVALAGSAAFPADYIAKVKNDLRPAANIVINVASREPLINHPGIVTFGKTRRLCNMANLSATCPELAPPGWHLYVAYAVPVPALGDFDSDAEVALALEDLREQFASFDQAKILSIRVMRDDWPAQRSCAGYDLPRETGIEGLWCVGDAVKQYGNGGTQACAETAKIVTDAIFAARPRRSAGRV; from the coding sequence GTGGATGCTCATAAGGTCGATGCTGTCGTGATCGGAGCCGGCGCCGGCGGGCTATGCGCCGCGGCGCGCCTTGCCCATGGCGGGCTGCATACGCTCGTCGTCGACGACAAGGACCGGCTCGGCGGACGCGCCTCGACCGAGGAGATCGATGGCTTCAAGGTCAATATCGGCGCGATCGCGATCGAGTTCGGCGGCGTGTTCGAGGAGACCTTCCACACCGTCGGCGCCCCGCTGGACATTCGCGCGCCGGAGCCCGCGAGCTCGTTCTTCATCGACGGCAAGGTGATCGATGTCGGCCGCGGCGGCTGGTCGCTGCTGCTCGGGCAGCTCACGAAGCAGGCCTCGCGCATCCTGGAGAAATTCGCCGATGCCCGCGCCGGCAACCTGCCCGACGGGCGGCAATCGACCGAGGACTGGCTGAAGGGCTACACCAGCAACGCCACGGTGCACGCGCTGTTCCGCAATCTCTGTGCGGCGATCTTCGCCTGCAACGCCGCCGAGCTGCCGGCGCGCGCCTTCCTCACCTATTTCACCAGCAAGGGCGCCTTCAAGAAGTTCGGCTTCTGCCCGCAGGGCACGATCGGCGTCTGGAACAGCCTCGGCAGCGCGATCCGGCGCAACGGCGACATCTGGCTCGGCACGCCGGCGACCACGATCCACACTGCCAACGGCCGCGTCGAGGGCATCACCGTGCTCAGGGATGGCGAGAAGGTGCGGATCGACACCGATCTCGTGATCAGCAATGCGGGACCGAAAGCCACCGTCGCGCTTGCAGGCAGCGCGGCCTTCCCGGCGGACTACATCGCCAAGGTGAAGAACGACCTGCGTCCGGCCGCCAACATCGTCATCAACGTCGCGAGCCGCGAGCCGCTGATCAACCATCCCGGCATCGTCACCTTCGGCAAGACGCGGCGGCTCTGCAACATGGCGAACCTCTCCGCCACCTGTCCGGAACTGGCGCCGCCCGGCTGGCATCTCTACGTCGCCTATGCCGTACCGGTGCCGGCGCTCGGCGATTTCGATTCCGACGCCGAGGTCGCGCTGGCGCTCGAGGACCTGCGCGAGCAGTTCGCGAGTTTCGACCAGGCGAAAATCCTCTCGATCCGGGTGATGCGCGACGACTGGCCGGCGCAACGCAGCTGCGCCGGCTACGACCTGCCGCGGGAAACCGGAATCGAGGGCCTGTGGTGCGTCGGCGACGCGGTGAAGCAGTACGGCAATGGCGGCACCCAGGCCTGCGCCGAGACCGCCAAGATCGTCACCGATGCGATCTTCGCCGCGCGGCCGCGCCGATCGGCCGGCCGGGTCTGA
- a CDS encoding DUF417 family protein, with protein MNLSFNIAEHGEGSYRLLAILRWVMVVIFVSFGMQKFTLQSAQGIVQFISNSPFVSWLSVFGLRGEAYVLGVTEFGIAVLLAAGAFNPILSAIGALMGVITFAVTWSFFFTTPGVVKWSLSADPMAWNLAGEFLFKDIVLLCVCLVLLLASLPRSIVGSRTG; from the coding sequence ATGAATCTGTCGTTCAATATCGCCGAACACGGCGAGGGGTCCTATCGTCTGCTCGCGATCCTGCGCTGGGTCATGGTGGTGATCTTCGTGTCGTTCGGCATGCAGAAGTTCACGTTGCAATCGGCGCAAGGCATCGTGCAGTTCATCAGCAACAGCCCGTTCGTCTCGTGGCTGTCGGTGTTCGGCCTGCGCGGCGAGGCCTATGTGCTCGGCGTCACCGAGTTCGGCATCGCGGTGCTACTTGCGGCCGGCGCGTTCAACCCGATCCTGTCAGCGATCGGCGCGCTGATGGGCGTGATCACCTTCGCGGTGACCTGGTCGTTCTTCTTCACGACGCCCGGGGTGGTCAAATGGAGCCTGTCGGCCGACCCGATGGCCTGGAACCTGGCCGGCGAATTCCTGTTCAAGGACATCGTGCTGCTCTGCGTCTGCCTCGTGCTGCTGCTGGCGTCGTTGCCGCGGTCGATCGTCGGGTCGCGGACCGGATAG